From the Desulfovibrio sp. JY genome, one window contains:
- a CDS encoding arsenate reductase ArsC, protein MRVLFICVHNSARSQMAEAYLEKFCGEAAEVTSAGLDPTSVNPLVVTVMAEEGIDLSGKGTRKVFDLYRDGLLFDYVVTVCEESLEGQCPVFPGVTHRLHLPFPDPATVEGSETEKLAAVRAIRDSIRERMRSLAGQIMAEGNRRPGDTWEGGKGA, encoded by the coding sequence ATGCGGGTCCTTTTCATCTGCGTGCACAACAGCGCCAGGAGCCAGATGGCCGAGGCGTATCTTGAAAAATTTTGCGGCGAGGCGGCCGAGGTGACAAGCGCCGGCCTTGATCCCACCAGCGTCAACCCCCTTGTGGTCACGGTCATGGCCGAGGAGGGGATCGACCTGTCCGGGAAAGGCACGCGCAAGGTCTTCGACCTGTACCGCGACGGCCTGCTCTTCGATTATGTGGTCACGGTGTGCGAGGAATCCCTCGAAGGCCAGTGCCCGGTGTTTCCGGGCGTCACCCACCGGCTGCACCTGCCGTTTCCCGACCCGGCCACGGTGGAGGGCTCGGAGACGGAAAAGCTGGCCGCGGTGCGCGCCATCCGCGACAGCATTCGGGAGCGCATGCGTTCCCTGGCCGGGCAGATAATGGCCGAGGGGAACAGACGCCCCGGGGATACCTGGGAAGGGGGGAAGGGCGCGTGA
- a CDS encoding IS1595 family transposase — protein MARNIVQFQKGMSEDAFEAQFGTEEKCWAHLVQWRWPEGFVCPICGRDKYSLLIVGRRRLFQCSHCRTQTSVTAGTIFASTKVPLKKWFRAIYHLTQSKGGISSVELARRLGVTQTTAWKMSHKLMQVMLEREHQQRLTGRVEMDDAYLGGKRRGGKRGRGAPGKIPFIAAVETTKSGQPHKMKLCRVKGFRRNEVQRASQKILRSGTLVVTDRLPCFSEVQAAGCRHEPVQDSGRKAVQDSVFKWVNTMLGNVKSALLGTYRAVRGKHVSRYLASFGYRFNRRYDLATMLTRLAWVSLRTPPMPYRLLKLAEDCA, from the coding sequence ATGGCAAGAAACATTGTGCAATTCCAGAAGGGTATGAGCGAAGATGCGTTTGAGGCGCAATTCGGCACCGAGGAGAAATGCTGGGCACACCTCGTGCAATGGCGTTGGCCCGAAGGATTCGTTTGTCCAATTTGCGGCAGGGATAAGTACTCGCTGCTTATTGTTGGCAGGCGACGGCTCTTTCAGTGCTCACATTGCCGTACGCAGACTTCGGTGACCGCTGGCACAATCTTCGCTTCCACCAAAGTTCCCCTCAAGAAGTGGTTCCGCGCCATTTATCACCTCACTCAAAGCAAGGGCGGCATCTCCAGTGTCGAATTAGCCCGCAGACTTGGTGTCACGCAAACGACGGCCTGGAAAATGTCTCACAAGCTGATGCAGGTCATGCTCGAACGTGAACACCAGCAACGTCTCACCGGCCGCGTAGAGATGGACGATGCTTACCTTGGCGGTAAACGACGTGGTGGGAAACGTGGACGTGGTGCCCCAGGAAAAATTCCGTTTATTGCGGCAGTTGAAACGACAAAAAGTGGACAACCACACAAGATGAAGCTGTGCCGAGTCAAAGGTTTTCGGCGTAATGAGGTGCAGCGGGCATCTCAGAAAATCTTGCGTTCCGGGACATTGGTGGTGACGGACCGGTTGCCATGTTTTTCCGAGGTCCAGGCTGCGGGCTGTCGGCACGAACCCGTTCAAGACAGTGGCCGCAAGGCTGTGCAGGACTCAGTATTTAAGTGGGTCAACACCATGCTTGGCAATGTGAAGTCAGCATTATTGGGAACATATCGTGCCGTGAGAGGCAAACATGTGTCGCGCTATCTGGCCTCGTTCGGATATCGATTCAATCGCCGTTATGACTTGGCGACAATGCTCACGCGGTTGGCCTGGGTCTCCTTGCGGACGCCGCCCATGCCTTACAGACTGCTCAAACTGGCTGAGGATTGTGCGTAA
- a CDS encoding CoB--CoM heterodisulfide reductase iron-sulfur subunit B family protein: MSEAIAYYPGCSGLGTSKEYDASTRAVCEAVGLSLVDIPDWSCCGSTPAHTKDHTLSAALSARNLQLVSGMGLKAATTPCPSCLTNLRTAAHRMEKAEFAKKVNNLLDDPYDGGVETISVLQALVENIGLESLATYVRTPLKGLKVACYYGCIMNRPPELMAFDDSENPMAMDNILATMGADIVPFPLKVECCGASYGIPRQDIVAKLTGKLLDAAVSIGADIIAVACPLCQMNLDLRQGQVNRAGGTHFHIPVAYYTQLMGVALNIPDAQLGFDKLTIDPRPILNKALAGAS, from the coding sequence ATGAGCGAAGCCATTGCCTACTACCCCGGCTGTTCGGGCCTGGGCACGTCCAAGGAATACGACGCCTCGACCAGGGCCGTGTGCGAGGCCGTGGGGCTTTCCCTGGTCGACATCCCCGATTGGAGCTGCTGCGGTTCGACCCCGGCCCACACCAAGGACCACACCCTTTCCGCCGCCCTGTCGGCCCGAAACCTCCAACTCGTGTCCGGCATGGGGCTCAAAGCCGCCACCACGCCCTGCCCGAGCTGCCTCACCAACCTGCGCACCGCCGCCCACCGCATGGAAAAGGCGGAGTTCGCCAAAAAGGTCAACAATCTCCTCGACGATCCCTATGACGGCGGGGTGGAGACCATTTCGGTGCTGCAGGCCCTTGTCGAGAACATCGGCCTGGAATCCCTGGCCACCTACGTTCGCACGCCCTTAAAAGGCCTGAAGGTCGCCTGCTACTACGGCTGCATCATGAACCGTCCGCCCGAGCTCATGGCCTTCGACGACAGCGAGAACCCCATGGCCATGGACAACATCCTGGCCACCATGGGGGCCGACATCGTCCCCTTTCCGCTCAAGGTCGAGTGTTGCGGCGCCTCCTACGGCATCCCCCGCCAGGACATCGTGGCCAAGCTCACCGGCAAGCTCCTGGACGCGGCCGTGTCCATCGGCGCGGACATCATCGCCGTGGCCTGCCCGCTTTGCCAGATGAACCTGGATCTGCGGCAGGGGCAGGTCAACCGCGCCGGCGGCACCCACTTTCACATTCCGGTGGCCTATTACACCCAGCTTATGGGCGTGGCGCTCAATATCCCGGACGCGCAACTCGGCTTCGACAAGCTGACCATCGACCCCCGGCCCATCCTCAATAAGGCGCTGGCGGGCGCGAGCTAA
- a CDS encoding ATP-binding protein: protein MSSQAKTSSGSDAPEAKKMPGHVLCLAPGPLRTLPFRRLTLDVARDGRESFMTPSRLRSCQASASDADRPGDGMPQPPTLEDLIGIEHSKLGFYQELRQKVQELQEAHEESEVRRQEIAAILDGITDIMMVLSKDLRIISVNHVFHELFNIPRPEGQHCYRIFREGDRPCPECPAHRSFQSNAVCRCMGTFKIGGVARRFEMVASPIHNPDSPESRILIFKRDVTLETEYQAKYYQAEKMATIGMLAAGVAHEINNPLTAVYGLAEGIRRRLPVIREGVDDALYGDVAEYTETILMECRRCRDIVRSMLSFSRPHTLAFSPVCLNEVVTDTLNILRGHLEERGKQGLRLTVNLFDPLPTVPGDEAQLKQVLLNILVNSMDAIAGEGEITITTHPENDNTVNLSVEDTGCGIPPENMDKLFNPFFTTKPVGKGIGIGLAACYGIVREHHGLIEVASEVGLGTHVTVKLPLDSGQSSE from the coding sequence ATGTCCTCACAGGCCAAGACGTCCTCCGGTTCTGACGCCCCCGAGGCGAAAAAAATGCCGGGGCATGTCTTGTGTCTTGCCCCGGGGCCGCTGCGCACCCTGCCTTTTCGTCGACTGACCCTCGATGTGGCCAGGGATGGGCGGGAATCTTTCATGACGCCCTCGAGGCTGCGGTCCTGTCAGGCGTCGGCGTCCGACGCGGACCGCCCGGGTGACGGTATGCCCCAGCCGCCGACGCTGGAAGACCTCATAGGCATCGAGCACAGCAAGCTCGGGTTTTACCAGGAGCTGCGCCAGAAGGTGCAGGAGCTCCAGGAGGCCCACGAGGAATCGGAAGTGCGGCGCCAGGAGATCGCGGCCATCCTCGACGGTATCACCGACATCATGATGGTGCTGTCCAAGGATCTGCGCATCATCTCCGTCAACCACGTCTTCCACGAGCTCTTTAACATCCCCCGACCCGAAGGGCAGCACTGCTACCGCATCTTCCGCGAGGGCGACCGGCCCTGCCCGGAGTGCCCGGCCCACCGGTCGTTTCAGTCCAATGCCGTGTGCCGCTGCATGGGGACCTTCAAGATCGGGGGCGTGGCCCGCCGCTTCGAAATGGTGGCCTCGCCCATCCACAACCCCGACAGCCCGGAGTCCCGCATCCTTATTTTCAAGCGCGACGTCACCCTGGAAACCGAATACCAGGCCAAGTATTACCAGGCCGAGAAGATGGCCACCATCGGCATGCTGGCCGCGGGCGTGGCCCACGAGATCAACAATCCGCTGACCGCCGTCTACGGCCTGGCCGAGGGCATCCGCCGTCGGCTGCCGGTCATCCGGGAGGGCGTGGACGATGCCCTGTACGGGGACGTGGCCGAATACACCGAAACGATTCTCATGGAATGCCGGCGCTGCCGCGACATCGTGCGCTCCATGCTGTCCTTCTCCCGGCCCCACACCCTGGCCTTCTCGCCGGTGTGCCTAAACGAGGTCGTGACGGACACCCTGAACATCCTGCGCGGCCACCTCGAGGAGCGCGGCAAGCAGGGCCTGCGCCTGACCGTCAACCTGTTCGATCCCCTGCCCACCGTGCCCGGCGACGAGGCCCAGCTCAAGCAGGTGCTTTTGAACATCCTCGTCAACTCCATGGACGCCATTGCCGGCGAAGGCGAAATCACCATCACCACGCACCCGGAAAACGACAACACCGTCAACCTGTCCGTCGAGGACACCGGCTGCGGCATTCCGCCGGAAAACATGGACAAGCTCTTCAATCCCTTTTTCACCACCAAGCCCGTGGGCAAGGGCATCGGCATCGGCCTTGCTGCCTGCTACGGCATCGTGCGCGAACACCACGGCCTTATCGAAGTGGCCAGCGAAGTGGGACTCGGCACCCACGTCACGGTGAAACTCCCCTTGGACAGCGGCCAATCCAGTGAATAA
- a CDS encoding 4Fe-4S dicluster domain-containing protein: protein MQTINLTCDYDGDFVARVEEESGQNVSLCYQCGNCTAGCPYTFAYDIPVSQIMRLVQAGQKMTVLSSKSIWLCATCESCTTRCPNNIDVACVMDVLRHMARREGLAAVPQVKTFWDSFLDSVKAHGRVFELGLTINYVMRTGRFWTDLDLGPKIFPKGKLAMKPHDIAGKEHVARIFERFERESNS from the coding sequence ATGCAGACCATCAATCTCACCTGCGACTACGACGGCGATTTCGTTGCCAGGGTGGAGGAAGAGTCCGGTCAGAACGTCAGCTTGTGCTACCAATGCGGCAATTGCACAGCTGGCTGTCCGTACACCTTCGCCTACGACATCCCCGTCAGCCAGATCATGCGCCTGGTTCAGGCCGGTCAGAAAATGACCGTCCTGTCGAGCAAGTCCATCTGGCTTTGCGCCACATGTGAATCATGCACCACGCGCTGCCCCAACAACATCGACGTGGCCTGCGTCATGGACGTCCTGCGCCACATGGCCCGCCGGGAAGGCCTGGCCGCCGTACCCCAGGTCAAGACCTTCTGGGATTCCTTCCTGGATTCGGTCAAGGCCCATGGCCGCGTCTTCGAGCTGGGGCTGACCATCAACTACGTGATGCGTACGGGACGCTTCTGGACGGATCTTGACCTCGGGCCCAAAATCTTCCCCAAGGGCAAGCTCGCCATGAAGCCCCACGATATCGCGGGCAAGGAACATGTGGCCCGGATTTTCGAGCGCTTCGAGAGGGAGTCGAATTCATGA
- a CDS encoding CoB--CoM heterodisulfide reductase iron-sulfur subunit A family protein, with translation MRIGVFICHCGSNIEGTVDTASVAQTSLEFPEVVYATDTMYACSEPGQGGIIQAIKEKNLTGVVVASCTPRMHEPTFRRAVERAGLNRYMFEMANIREHVSWIGKDREANTNKAIDLVRIAVEKLRRDAPLSPSKFSINKRVMVIGGGVAGIQAALDCADGGLDVVLVERESTIGGKMAKLDKTFPTVDCSSCILGPKMVDVSQHPNITLHAYSEVDSIGGYVGNFQVQVKKKATYVDWELCTGCGACTEKCPSKKNPDHFNENIGPTTSINIAFPQAIPKKAVIDPTTCRQFVKGKCGVCAKVCPTGAIKYDMTDEIVTEDVGAIVAATGYDLFDISKVTEYGGGRYPDVITGLQYERLLSASGPTGGHVKRPSDGKEPKTVVFIQCVGSRDKSLDRPYCSGFCCMYTAKQAILTKDHIPDSQSYVFYMDIRAPGKMYDEFTRRAMEEYGARYIRGRVAMVYPKNGKMIVRGADTLAGTQVEVEADLVVLAAGAEAAKGAPQLAEKLRISYDKYGFFMESHVKLKPVETNTAGVYLAGSCQGPKDIPQSVSQGSAAAAKVLALFSKDMLESDPQISHVDIKRCVGCGKCIMTCPFKAIKEVEFRGQKKAEVIETVCQGCGLCTSTCPQGAIQLSHFTDNEILAEVNALCQS, from the coding sequence ATGCGAATCGGCGTTTTTATCTGCCACTGCGGCAGCAACATCGAAGGCACGGTGGACACGGCCTCCGTGGCCCAGACCTCCCTGGAATTTCCCGAGGTCGTCTATGCCACGGACACCATGTACGCCTGTTCGGAGCCTGGGCAGGGCGGCATCATCCAGGCCATAAAAGAAAAAAACCTCACCGGCGTGGTGGTGGCCTCCTGCACCCCCCGCATGCACGAGCCCACCTTCCGCCGGGCCGTGGAGCGCGCCGGCTTAAACCGCTACATGTTCGAGATGGCCAACATCCGGGAGCACGTCTCCTGGATCGGCAAGGACCGCGAGGCCAACACCAACAAGGCCATCGACCTGGTGCGCATCGCGGTGGAGAAGCTGCGGCGCGACGCCCCGCTCTCCCCGAGCAAATTCTCCATCAACAAGCGGGTGATGGTCATCGGCGGCGGCGTGGCCGGCATCCAGGCGGCCCTCGACTGCGCCGACGGCGGCCTGGACGTCGTTTTGGTGGAGCGCGAATCCACCATCGGCGGCAAGATGGCCAAGCTCGACAAGACCTTCCCCACGGTCGACTGTTCGAGCTGCATCCTCGGCCCCAAGATGGTGGACGTGTCCCAGCACCCCAACATCACCCTGCACGCCTATTCGGAAGTGGATTCCATCGGTGGCTACGTGGGCAACTTCCAGGTCCAGGTGAAGAAAAAAGCCACCTATGTGGACTGGGAGCTGTGCACGGGCTGCGGCGCCTGCACCGAGAAGTGTCCGAGCAAGAAAAACCCGGACCACTTCAACGAAAATATCGGGCCCACCACCTCGATCAACATCGCCTTCCCCCAGGCCATCCCCAAAAAGGCCGTGATCGACCCCACCACCTGTCGCCAGTTCGTCAAGGGCAAGTGCGGCGTGTGCGCCAAGGTCTGTCCGACCGGGGCCATCAAGTACGATATGACCGATGAGATCGTGACCGAGGACGTCGGCGCCATCGTGGCCGCCACCGGCTACGACCTCTTCGACATCTCCAAGGTCACGGAATACGGCGGCGGGCGCTACCCCGACGTCATCACCGGCCTGCAGTACGAGCGCCTGCTTTCCGCCTCCGGCCCGACCGGCGGCCACGTCAAGCGCCCCTCGGACGGCAAGGAGCCGAAGACCGTGGTCTTCATCCAGTGCGTGGGCTCGCGCGACAAGTCGCTGGACCGCCCCTACTGCTCCGGCTTTTGCTGCATGTACACGGCCAAGCAGGCCATCCTGACCAAGGACCACATCCCGGACTCCCAGTCCTATGTCTTCTACATGGACATCCGCGCCCCCGGCAAAATGTACGACGAGTTCACCCGCCGGGCCATGGAAGAATATGGGGCACGCTACATCCGGGGCCGCGTGGCCATGGTCTACCCCAAAAACGGCAAGATGATCGTGCGCGGGGCGGATACCCTGGCCGGCACCCAGGTCGAGGTCGAAGCCGACCTGGTGGTCCTGGCCGCCGGGGCCGAGGCCGCCAAGGGCGCGCCGCAGCTGGCCGAGAAACTGCGCATCTCCTACGACAAATACGGCTTCTTCATGGAAAGCCACGTGAAGCTCAAGCCCGTCGAGACCAATACCGCCGGCGTGTATCTGGCCGGCTCCTGCCAGGGTCCCAAGGACATTCCCCAGTCCGTGAGCCAGGGCAGCGCCGCCGCGGCCAAGGTGCTGGCGCTTTTCTCCAAGGACATGCTGGAAAGCGACCCGCAGATCTCCCACGTGGACATCAAGCGTTGCGTGGGCTGCGGCAAGTGCATCATGACCTGCCCCTTCAAGGCCATCAAGGAAGTGGAGTTCCGCGGCCAGAAGAAGGCCGAGGTCATCGAGACGGTGTGCCAGGGCTGCGGCCTTTGCACCTCGACCTGTCCCCAGGGCGCCATCCAGCTCTCCCACTTCACGGACAACGAAATCCTCGCGGAGGTCAACGCCTTATGCCAGTCCTGA
- a CDS encoding 4Fe-4S dicluster domain-containing protein yields MAALKYITSDKLPEWLGALAAKSRVLVPVAEGGSVVFRPYDGTKTPVFDSDATAPPKSSIFPACQELFHYEQGKDAEDPGKPTLKLIADTKAEPTVVFGCKPCGARGFLIFDRVYMGKKFPDPYYIAAREATTFVTMACAKTENTCFCHWVGSGPADTNGSDVLLTPVAGGYTVEAVTPKGEALLASPALADGAAKADEAEAVKAGTRAALGEAPDIANAPQALLDAFDDLPFWQAQSDKCISCGACTYLCPTCYCFTITDEPAGMKGRRMRSWDACMHFQFTMEASGHNPRPTKAHRLKNRVGHKFSYYPTLHEGLIACCGCGRCIKSCPVSVDIREIVQNAVARAKG; encoded by the coding sequence ATGGCCGCTTTAAAATATATCACGAGCGACAAGCTCCCTGAGTGGCTCGGCGCCCTGGCCGCCAAAAGCCGGGTGCTGGTTCCGGTCGCGGAAGGCGGCAGCGTGGTGTTCCGGCCCTATGACGGGACCAAGACGCCGGTCTTCGATTCCGACGCCACGGCTCCGCCCAAGTCCTCCATCTTCCCGGCCTGCCAGGAACTGTTCCATTACGAACAGGGCAAGGACGCGGAAGATCCGGGCAAGCCCACCCTGAAACTCATCGCGGACACCAAGGCCGAACCCACGGTGGTCTTCGGCTGCAAGCCCTGCGGCGCGCGCGGATTCCTCATCTTCGACCGCGTCTACATGGGCAAGAAGTTCCCCGATCCCTATTACATCGCCGCGCGCGAGGCCACGACCTTCGTCACCATGGCCTGCGCCAAGACGGAAAATACCTGCTTTTGCCACTGGGTGGGCTCGGGCCCGGCCGACACCAACGGTTCGGACGTGCTCCTGACCCCGGTGGCCGGCGGCTACACCGTCGAGGCGGTGACCCCCAAGGGCGAGGCGCTGCTGGCAAGCCCGGCGCTTGCCGACGGCGCGGCCAAGGCCGACGAGGCCGAAGCCGTCAAGGCCGGCACGCGTGCGGCCCTTGGCGAGGCTCCGGACATCGCGAATGCTCCCCAGGCCCTGCTCGACGCCTTCGACGACCTGCCCTTCTGGCAGGCCCAGTCCGACAAGTGCATCAGCTGCGGCGCCTGCACCTACCTGTGCCCGACCTGCTACTGCTTCACCATCACCGACGAGCCCGCCGGCATGAAGGGACGCCGCATGCGTTCCTGGGACGCCTGCATGCACTTCCAGTTCACCATGGAAGCCTCGGGGCACAACCCGCGCCCGACCAAGGCCCATCGCTTGAAAAACCGGGTCGGCCACAAGTTCAGCTACTATCCGACCCTGCATGAAGGGCTCATCGCCTGCTGCGGTTGCGGCCGTTGCATCAAGAGCTGCCCGGTCTCCGTGGACATCCGCGAGATCGTGCAAAACGCCGTGGCCAGGGCCAAGGGCTAG
- a CDS encoding arsenate reductase ArsC → MGRGEGRVSTKKNILFLCTGNACRSQMAEGFARALKADVLTPYSAGVERHGLDPRAVAVMAEAGVDISGQTSKLVADLAPDVTFDAVITLCGAAHDTCPFFPGTVEKRHVGFDDPPALAAGAASEEEALDHYRRVRDAIREFVVKEF, encoded by the coding sequence CTGGGAAGGGGGGAAGGGCGCGTGAGCACGAAAAAAAACATCCTTTTCCTGTGTACCGGCAACGCCTGTCGCAGCCAGATGGCCGAGGGCTTCGCCCGGGCGCTCAAGGCCGACGTGCTCACGCCGTACTCGGCCGGCGTGGAGCGCCACGGCCTCGACCCCAGGGCTGTGGCCGTCATGGCCGAAGCCGGGGTGGACATCTCGGGCCAGACGTCCAAGCTGGTCGCCGACCTGGCGCCGGACGTGACCTTCGACGCCGTGATCACCCTCTGCGGCGCGGCCCACGACACCTGCCCCTTCTTTCCCGGGACCGTGGAAAAGCGCCACGTCGGCTTCGATGACCCGCCCGCCCTGGCCGCCGGCGCGGCCTCCGAAGAAGAGGCCCTCGACCACTACCGCCGCGTCCGCGACGCTATTCGAGAGTTTGTGGTGAAGGAATTTTAG
- a CDS encoding ferritin family protein, producing the protein MANFFSGSDIVGTAIEIERRGRNVYSKAAAAATNPDVKNFLQFFAGEEARHQAIFEAMAGRISKIEIPAGSDEAEYMDYVQALLDSHALFCGGAPEQDLANASDAIAAIELASRFEKDTILYFREMMDLLPQNESDIVKQCLNEERGHLRQLRAMLVKLRKKS; encoded by the coding sequence ATGGCTAACTTTTTTAGCGGCAGCGACATCGTCGGCACGGCCATCGAGATCGAGCGCCGGGGCCGCAACGTCTATTCCAAGGCGGCGGCGGCCGCCACCAACCCGGACGTCAAGAACTTCCTGCAGTTCTTTGCCGGCGAGGAAGCCCGCCACCAGGCCATTTTCGAGGCCATGGCCGGCCGCATCAGCAAGATCGAGATCCCGGCCGGCAGCGACGAAGCGGAATACATGGACTATGTCCAGGCCCTGCTCGATTCCCACGCCCTTTTTTGCGGCGGGGCTCCGGAACAGGACCTGGCCAATGCCTCGGACGCCATCGCGGCCATCGAACTGGCCAGCCGGTTCGAGAAGGACACCATCCTCTACTTTCGCGAGATGATGGACCTTCTGCCGCAAAACGAGTCCGATATCGTCAAGCAGTGCCTGAACGAGGAGCGTGGGCACCTGCGCCAGCTGCGCGCCATGCTGGTCAAATTACGCAAGAAGTCCTAA
- a CDS encoding FAD/NAD(P)-binding protein, with protein sequence MTDPFNPYLPEVATILETIQETHNIKTFRVRFDDEAKMAAFKFEPGQVGQLSAPGIGESTFVINSPPTRMDYLQFSVMRAGEVTTRLHGLAAGDKVGVRAPLGKPFPYEDMKGKDIVFVGGGIGMAPLRTLFLYMLDNRADYGNITLLYGARSPADMAFSSELPEWTSRKDVNTTLTIDREADGWEHKVGLIPNVLLEIAPKPENCVAVTCGPPIMIKFTLEALKKLEFADEQIFTTLEKRMKCGIGICGRCNIGTSYVCVDGPVYSYAQLKALPNEL encoded by the coding sequence ATGACCGATCCGTTCAATCCCTATCTGCCGGAAGTGGCCACCATCCTGGAGACCATCCAGGAGACGCACAACATCAAGACCTTCCGGGTGCGTTTCGACGACGAGGCCAAAATGGCCGCGTTCAAATTCGAGCCCGGCCAGGTGGGCCAGTTGTCCGCCCCGGGCATCGGCGAATCCACCTTCGTCATCAACTCGCCCCCAACCCGCATGGACTACCTGCAATTCTCGGTCATGCGGGCCGGCGAAGTGACCACCCGCCTGCACGGCCTGGCCGCCGGCGACAAGGTGGGCGTGCGCGCCCCGCTCGGCAAGCCCTTTCCCTACGAGGACATGAAGGGCAAGGACATCGTGTTCGTCGGCGGCGGCATCGGCATGGCCCCGCTGCGCACCCTGTTCCTCTACATGCTCGACAACCGGGCCGATTACGGCAACATCACGCTGCTTTACGGCGCGCGTTCCCCGGCGGACATGGCCTTTTCGTCCGAGCTGCCGGAATGGACCAGCCGCAAGGACGTCAACACCACCTTGACCATCGACCGCGAGGCCGACGGCTGGGAACACAAGGTGGGGCTCATCCCCAACGTGCTGCTGGAGATCGCGCCCAAACCCGAAAACTGCGTGGCCGTCACCTGCGGCCCGCCGATCATGATCAAGTTCACCCTGGAAGCGCTCAAAAAGCTCGAGTTCGCCGACGAGCAGATCTTCACCACGCTGGAAAAGCGGATGAAGTGCGGCATCGGCATCTGCGGCCGTTGCAACATCGGCACGAGCTACGTGTGCGTGGACGGTCCGGTGTACTCGTACGCCCAACTCAAGGCCCTGCCCAACGAGTTGTAG
- a CDS encoding iron-containing alcohol dehydrogenase, which yields MAVREQVYGFFIPSVTLIGIGAAKQIPEKIKALGGSKPLIVTDKGVVKVGICKQITDLLDAAGMKYHVYDETIPNPTDKNVHDGVEVYKKEGCDSLITLGGGSSHDCGKGIGLVISNGGKIHDYEGVDKSSKPFMPYLAVNTTAGTASEMTRFCIITDLSRHVKMAIVDWRVTPHIAIDDPVLMVGMPPALTAATGMDALTHAVEAFVSTIANPMTDACAIEAIKLIFKYLRKAVANGQDMEAREGMCFAEYLAGMAFNNASLGHVHAMAHQLGGFYDLPHGECNAILLPHVESFNLIAKVEKFAEMAKIMGENIEGMAPRDAAELALKAIRQLSADVGIPTGLIELGKRYGKEVKASDIPTMTGNAQKDACGLTNPRCPTDKDVTAIYTAAL from the coding sequence ATGGCAGTTCGCGAGCAAGTTTACGGTTTCTTCATTCCCAGCGTGACCCTCATCGGCATCGGCGCCGCCAAACAGATCCCTGAGAAGATCAAGGCTCTGGGCGGTTCCAAGCCGCTTATCGTCACGGACAAGGGCGTGGTGAAAGTCGGCATCTGCAAGCAGATCACCGACCTGCTCGACGCCGCCGGCATGAAGTATCATGTCTACGACGAGACCATCCCCAACCCCACGGACAAGAACGTCCACGACGGCGTCGAAGTCTACAAGAAAGAGGGTTGCGACAGCCTCATCACCCTGGGCGGCGGTTCCTCCCACGACTGCGGCAAGGGCATCGGCCTCGTCATCTCCAACGGCGGCAAGATCCACGACTACGAAGGCGTGGACAAGTCCTCCAAGCCCTTCATGCCGTATCTGGCCGTCAACACCACGGCCGGCACCGCCTCTGAAATGACCCGTTTCTGCATCATCACCGACCTGTCCCGCCACGTGAAGATGGCCATCGTGGACTGGCGCGTGACCCCGCACATCGCCATCGACGACCCGGTCCTCATGGTCGGCATGCCCCCGGCGCTGACCGCCGCCACCGGCATGGACGCCCTGACCCACGCCGTCGAGGCCTTCGTGTCCACCATCGCCAACCCGATGACCGACGCCTGCGCCATCGAAGCCATCAAGCTGATCTTCAAGTACCTGCGCAAGGCCGTGGCCAACGGTCAGGACATGGAAGCCCGCGAAGGCATGTGCTTCGCCGAGTACCTGGCCGGTATGGCGTTCAACAACGCCTCCCTCGGTCACGTCCACGCCATGGCCCACCAACTGGGCGGCTTCTACGACCTGCCGCACGGCGAATGCAACGCCATCCTCCTGCCCCATGTCGAGAGCTTCAACCTGATCGCCAAGGTCGAGAAGTTCGCCGAAATGGCCAAGATCATGGGCGAGAACATCGAAGGCATGGCCCCGCGCGATGCCGCCGAACTGGCGCTCAAGGCCATCCGTCAGCTGTCCGCCGACGTCGGCATCCCGACCGGCCTGATCGAGCTCGGCAAGCGTTATGGCAAGGAAGTCAAGGCCTCCGACATCCCGACCATGACCGGCAACGCCCAGAAGGACGCCTGCGGTCTGACCAACCCGCGCTGCCCGACCGACAAGGACGTGACCGCCATCTACACGGCCGCCCTGTAA